From Penicillium psychrofluorescens genome assembly, chromosome: 1, one genomic window encodes:
- a CDS encoding uncharacterized protein (ID:PFLUO_002222-T1.cds;~source:funannotate), which produces MAKPTPFNIAISDSDLKWITDRVKTTRLPAGKQLPPGQEWSFGLPVDVAWHLREFWIKEYKWRTVEARLNQELQMYTLLIPHGDEDLTIHFVHHISPATNAIPLLFIHGWPGSFLEVQPIINELTHPSSPTAQAYHVVAPSLPGYGFSSYPARRFEVGDHAAVLDKLMLALGYNTYIAQGGDWGSIISRVLAVDHKAHCVGIHINMIFALTHSLFSSPIALGRLIFGYLTGWWPGSSSVTTTRLKRMKWWMDDENGYREIQGTKPQTIAYPLVDSPFGMMCWMRDKLEHLVGEGFVWEDETVITWAMIYILNGTPGPSEIYKTTMDPEGKTKLIVALSKMITIPVGVSSFPKDPMYAPQWWAEASMTNKIVLWREHEDGGHFSSVEKPKQLAEDIREFTVNGSILDKVRAGKDKNV; this is translated from the exons atggccaaACCGACACCTttcaacatcgccatctcAGACTCGGACCTCAAGTGGATTACAGACCGCGTCAAAACCACTCGCCTCCCCGCGGGTAAGCAGCTACCCCCTGGCCAGGAGTGGTCCTTTGGCCTTCCCGTCGACGTTGCCTGGCATCTGCGCGAGTTTTGGATCAAGGAGTATAAATGGCGCACGGTCGAGGCCCGATTGAACCAGGAGCTACAAATGTACACCCTGCTCATTCCTCATGGCGACGAGGACCTCACGATTCATTTTGTGCACCACATCTCGCCCGCTACCAATGCCATTCCGCTGCTGTTCATCCATGGCTGGCCCGGCAGCTTTCTCGAGGTCCAGCCCATCATCAACGAGCTCACCCACCCCTCGTCTCCCACGGCGCAGGCCTACCACGTCGTCGCTCCAAGCCTTCCAGGCTACGGCTTTTCCTCCTACCCGGCCCGCCGATTCGAGGTCGGCGATCACGCTGCCGTGCTCGATAAGCTGATGCTCGCGCTGGGTTACAACACGTACATTGCCCAAGGCGGTGACTGGGGCAGCATTATCTCGCGGGTGCTCGCTGTGGATCACAAAGCACATTGCGTGGGCATCCACATCAACATGATCTTCGCCCTGACACATTCATTGTTTAGCAGTCCCATTGCGCTTGGTAGGCTCATTTTTGGGTATTTGACAGGGTGGTGGCCGGGGTCGTCATCAGTCACCACAACGCGCCTCAAGCGAATGAAGTGGTGGATGGATGACGAGAATGGGTACAGGGAGATCCAGGGAACGAAGCCTCAGACCATTGCGTATCCGCTCGTGGACAGCCCATTTGGCATGATGTGCTGGATGCGGGATAAACTGGAGCACCTGGTGGGCGAGGGGTTCGTTTGGGAGGATGAGACAGTTATCACGTGGGCTATG ATTTACATTCTGAATGGCACACCAGGGCCCTCAGAGATATACAAGACCACAATGGACCCCGAAGGCAAGACAAAGCTCATCGTCGCTCTCTCAAAGATGATCACCATCCCGGTCGGCGTCTCGAGCTTTCCCAAAGACCCCATGTACGCACCGCAGTGGTGGGCCGAGGCCAGCATGACCAATAAAATCGTTTTATGGCGAGAGCATGAAGACGGGGGTCATTTCTCGTCCGTTGAGAAGCCGAAACAGCTCGCGGAGGATATCAGGGAGTTCACGGTAAATGGGAGCATTTTGGATAAGGTCCGAGCAGGGAAAGATAAGAATGTGTAA
- a CDS encoding uncharacterized protein (ID:PFLUO_002223-T1.cds;~source:funannotate) produces the protein MDETSQDYNFGFAPAALEKLRLTGRASFEKLVDMVLDPSTVFQDLSAEDAAKVGSWMREMARDAGIETLRGFFEGIVNDDDRHLVPEIAATGLLLVSSLGKEVPTQTGLYLRKNLPQALPVEFPDADHFFPVTRPAIVNELMEGFLATV, from the coding sequence ATGGATGAGACTTCGCAGGATTATAATTTCGGCTTTGCACCAGCTGCATTGGAGAAGCTCAGATTAACCGGTCGGGCAAGTTTTGAAAAACTTGTCGACATGGTACTTGATCCCTCAACCGTCTTCCAGGACTTGTCGGCTGAGGATGCGGCCAAGGTCGGGTCTTGGATGCGTGAGATGGCTCGTGATGCCGGAATTGAGACACTGCGAGGTTTTTTCGAAGGTATCGTGAACGACGATGACCGTCACCTCGTTCCTGAGATTGCAGCAACaggtctgctgctggtatcCTCATTGGGAAAAGAAGTGCCGACACAGACCGGATTGTACTTGCGCAAAAACCTGCCTCAAGCATTACCTGTCGAATTTCCTGACGCAGACCACTTTTTCCCTGTTACCAGACCTGCAATTGTCAATGAACTAATGGAAGGCTTCTTGGCCACTGTCTGA
- a CDS encoding uncharacterized protein (ID:PFLUO_002224-T1.cds;~source:funannotate), whose amino-acid sequence MRLSFILGLAAFAAPSMTLPTDLVVHGSVPAAASGWVQGEPAAAETKLSMQFGITQRNLERAAEFLNDVSNPVSSNYGQYWDAERIVRTFAPSQSTVYKVKSWLMQSGIAADRISLTQSGGWLSLDVSVAEAESLLRTKYHVFTHRKLGNQIACGSYSVPAYLASYIDVITPTVHLTPMRPYTLHVDSPRPIQTTSHGNCSSQITLDCLRSLYGIPRNPEVSPQNSYGIPEMDGELFLRKYRPEAANDQLIAKLINGGKYPSYTGMEAALDLEYAAGLTYPVKTTLYQVGGMISSNQKLWDTLDSALCNSGKTCFNGTCISCAGLTNVISISYGTDEDLFTPTFAQRQCHEYMKMGLQGTSVLYASGDSAFPASCPYITSVGATMLEPGAGTNQPEVAALQPFYGFSSGGGFSNTFSMPSYQQQTVSSWLSKHKDLYGPGVFNNSGNSRAYPDVSANGKNFVIVTSGQSTSVSGTSASSPTFGSVLTLINSALLNAGKPKIGFANTFIYQHPEIFNDITSGNNPGCRTKGFSAEQGWDPVTGLGTPNYQKMLNAWMDAS is encoded by the exons ATGCGGCTTTCATTcattcttggccttgcggcCTTTGCCGCTCCGTCGATGACCTTGCCGACCGACTTGGTCGTTCATGGCAGCGtccctgctgctgcctcTGGCTGGGTCCAGGGCGAGCCGGCAGCTGCGGAGACGAAGTTGAGCATGCAGTTTGGCATAACCCAGAGGAATCTGGAGCGTGCTGCCGAGTTTCTCAACGACGTTTCCAACCCAGTATCGTCAAACTATGGGCAGTATTGGGATGCCGAAAGAATTGTCCGAACATTTGCACCCAG CCAATCCACTGTATACAAAGTCAAATCCTGGCTGATGCAGTCCGGCATCGCCGCGGACCGCATCTCTCTGACCCAGAGCGGCGGCTGGCTATCGTTAGATGTCTCTGTCGCGGAGGCTGAGAGCCTGCTGAGGACCAAGTATCACGTCTTCACGCATCGTAAGCTCGGCAACCAGATTGCCTGTGGGAGCTATAGCGTCCCGGCCTACCTCGCGAGCTACATCGACGTTATCACGCCGACTGTCCACCTTACGCCCATGCGTCCCTATACCCTCCATGTCGATAGCCCTAGGCCGATCCAGACAACGAGCCATGGAAACTGTAGCAGCCAGATTACCCTAGACTGCCTGCGCAGCCTCTATGGGATCCCGCGGAACCCTGAGGTCTCGCCTCAAAACAGCTACGGAATACCTGAGATGGATGGCGAG TTGTTTCTTCGCAAATACCGTCCTGAGGCGGCCAACGACCAACTCATTGCTAAGCTGATCAATGGTGGCAAGTACCCGTCCTACACTGGCATGGAAGCCGCGCTGGACCTCGAGTACGCCGCTGGCCTGACATATCCGGTCAAGACGACGCTCTACCAGGTCGGTGGCATGATAAGCAGCAATCAAAAGCTCTGGGACACCTTGGACTCGGCACTCTGCAATAGCGGAAAGACCTGTTTTAACGGAACCTGCATTAGCTGTGCCGGCCTGACCAACGTCATTTCCATCTCGTATGGCACGGATGAGGATCTGTTTACGCCGACCTTCGCCCAGCGTCAGTGCCACGAGTACATGAAGATGGGCCTCCAGGGAACTTCGGTTCTGTATGCATCTGGTGACTCGG CGTTTCCGGCTTCGTGCCCCTACATCACTTCCGTCGGCGCGACCATGCTCGAGCCGGGTGCTGGCACCAACCAGCCTGAGGTTGCGGCGTTGCAGCCATTCTACGGCTTCAGCTCTGGTGGTGGTTTCTCCAACACGTTCAGCATGCCCAGCTATCAACAGCAGACCGTCTCTAGCTGGCTCTCGAAGCACAAGGATCTCTATGGTCCCGGCGTCTTCAACAACTCCGGCAACAGCCGTGCCTACCCAGATGTGTCTGCCAATGGCAAGAACTTT GTAATTGTTACTAGTGGCCAGTCAACGTCTGTTTCCGGCACCTCAGCCTCGTCGCCGACTTTCGGCTCCGTCCTGACGCTCATCAACAGCGCCCTTCTCAACGCTGGTAAGCCTAAGATTGGCTTCGCCAACACCTTCATTTACCAGCATCCGGAGATTTTCAACGACATCACGAGTGGAAACAACCCCGGCTGCCGCACGAAGGGCTTCTCAGCTGAGCAGGGCTGGGACCCTGTCACTGGATTAGGCACACCGAACTACCAAAAGATGTTGAATGCTTGGATGGACGCTTCGTAG
- a CDS encoding uncharacterized protein (ID:PFLUO_002225-T1.cds;~source:funannotate), protein MAMRALPSTADYLIVGGGTSGLVVASRLSECSASTVVVLESGPDRNEDPEVRNPGTWHSLIGSDLDWGFKIVSQPGLNDRSGEHPAGKVLGGSSAINGLAYAPPSPAGIDAWAKLGNPKWDWESFRPYLQKSYTVTSPNGISHADNRGQPKPDAHNIKVTYPALKDKVASPLLQAWNDALSAKGYNFNTDILGEQKTIGTRAYTATINSDTGLRSSANNEYGAAAVARSNVTIMTEATVHKILFDSTGENVTATGAEVTYNGQTATIKATKEVIMAAGAFHTPKLLELSGIGSKERLIKLGIPVVIDHPGVGENLQNHLMSIIPAPLNTQSSLKGIEPGLKALAFVRIDPREQKELFEAGPELEGASHKAIRSIIQSPNEASASIVLAAKSSSLALLGAITSFPFSRGSTHISSKEFDALPIVDAGFLNNKMDVEILARHVRTIHELTTAEALKPFFQPSEPVGAPDLQDIKNDLRASALATYHTCGTTAMLPRSDCGVVDQDLTVYGTSNLRIVDAGIIPLIPHANPVATVYAVAERAADIIRGI, encoded by the exons ATGGCTATGAGGGCTCTTCCGTCCACCGCCGATTATctcatcgtcggcggtggAACTTCCGGACTCGTTGTTGCTAGCCGATTGTCCGAATGTTCAGCTTCGACCGTTGTTGTACTGGAAAGCGGCCCCGATCGCAATGAAGACCCCGAGGTCCGGAACCCGGGCACATGGCACAGTTTGATTGGTTCTGACCTGGACTGGGGGTTCAAGATCGTTTCGCAG CCTGGCCTCAACGATCGCTCTGGGGAGCACCCGGCTGGTAAGGTTCTGGGCGGATCTTCCGCAATAAACGGATTGGCCTACGCCCCACCGTCGCCGGCTGGTATAGATGCCTGGGCAAAGCTCGGAAACCCGAAGTGGGATTGGGAGTCTTTCCGACCGTATCTTCAGAAGAGCTACACTGTGACTTCTCCGAATGGCATTTCGCATGCGGACAATAGAGGTCAGCCCAAACCAGATGCGCACAACATCAAAGTTACATATCCTGCCTTGAAAGACAAGGTCGCATCTCCGCTACTCCAAGCATGGAATGATGCATTGAGTGCCAAGGGCTACAACTTTAACACTGATATCCTGGGGGAACAGAAAACAATTGGCACCCGTGCCTACACTGCCACAATTAATTCAGACACTGGCCTGCGCAGCAGTGCAAATAACGAATATGGTGCAGCAGCAGTTGCCCGTTCAAACGTAACTATTATGACTGAGGCTACAGTGCACAAGATTCTTTTTGATTCAACAGGAGAGAATGTGACTGCCACTGGGGCAGAAGTCACTTACAACGGTCAGACCGCAACCATCAAAGCAACCAAAGAGGTGATCATGGCAGCTGGCGCCTTCCATACCCCCAAGTTGCTGGAGTTATCCGGCATCGGGAGTAAAGAGCGGTTGATTAAATTGGGAATTCCAGTTGTGATCGACCATCCTGGAGTCGGAGAGAATCTCCAGAACCACTTAATGAGTATCATCCCAGCTCCTTTGAACACGCAGTCAAGCCTAAAGGGCATCGAACCAGGACTTAAAGCACTAGCTTTTGTCCGGATAGATCCCAGAGAGCAAAAGGAACTATTTGAGGCCGGCCCCGAGCTTGAGGGTGCGTCCCACAAAGCAATTCGATCAATCATTCAAAGCCCCAATGAAGCGTCTGCATCCATTGTTCTAGCAGCGAAGTCTTCAAGCCTCGCCCTCCTAGGTGCTATCACAAGCTTCCCGTTCTCGCGTGGCAGTACGCACATATCATCAAAAGAGTTTGACGCACTGCCTATAGTCGATGCCGGCTTTCTTAATAACAAAATGGATGTTGAGATTCTCGCGCGGCACGTTCGTACCATACACGAGCTAACTACTGCTGAGGCTCTGAAGCCTTTTTTCCAACCAAGTGAACCAGTGGGTGCTCCGGATCTGCAGGATATCAAAAATGACTTACGTgcctcggccttggcgaCATATCACACGTGTGGAACTACTGCCATGCTTCCACGCTCTGACTGTGGCGTGGTTGACCAGGACTTGACGGTCTACGGTACTTCGAACTTGCGCATCGTCGATGCTGGTATCATTCCTCTTATCCCACATGCAAACCCGGTGGCTACGGTGTATGCTGTAGCGGAAAGGGCCGCAGACATTATTCGGGGGATTTAG
- a CDS encoding uncharacterized protein (ID:PFLUO_002226-T1.cds;~source:funannotate) encodes PGGYLQWTEFDLSRARIYKANDSLKSSALERIIFPYDTAKPVHLRTRQTWVSELRGVLEEQGLETVVEERRRPSPYYRNVSLETSFMSYLEMSCKSADPAQGEALRKMISEAEEEVLGQGKGVSATTDWLTLVATRPTAETKNA; translated from the exons AGCCGGGAGGGTATCTTCAGTGGACTGAATTTGACCTGTCTCGCGCACGCATCTACAAAGCTAACGACAGCCTCAAATCATCAGCGTTAGAGCGCATTATCTTCCCCTATGATACGGCCAAGCCCGTCCACTTGCGCACACGGCAGACATGGGTCTCCGAGCTACGTGGTGTACTCGAGGAGCAGGGTCTAGAGACTGTGGTAGAGGAGCGCCGCAGGCCTAGCCCGTATTATCGGAACGTATCTCTTGAGACGTCGTTTATGTCTTATCTAGAGATGTCTTGCAAATCGGCC GACCCAGCACAGGGCGAGGCTCTACGCAAAATGATTTCagaggcagaggaagaagtcCTCGGCCAGGGGAAGGGAGTCAGTGCTACAACGGACTGGTTGACGCTCGTGGCTACAAGGCCTACTGCTGAAACCAAGAACGCATAA